Proteins from one Sarcophilus harrisii chromosome 2, mSarHar1.11, whole genome shotgun sequence genomic window:
- the LOC105751174 gene encoding trichosurin-like: MRQMKLLLLIIGLALVRGTHDHEEHHENLIGSWHTIAVAANNTAKIKKGGPFRLSLHQIMAKGDKLYGEFSERKNDKCIWHFLESHKTDKENQYVSIYSGANIFYFTHVKADEYIMATLYNYDASDVTLVLMLVARHPDVKEEIKKKFKELCLNNNLNEENIVYFTRYDQCEELAP; encoded by the exons ATGAGGCAAATGAAGCTTCTGCTGCTAATTATAGGATTGGCCCTGGTCAGAGGCACCCATGACCATGAGGAGCACCATGAAAAT CTTATAGGATCCTGGCACACTATTGCAGTAGCTGCAAATAATACAGCAAAGATCAAGAAGGGAGGTCCCTTTAGACTCTCTCTCCACCAAATCATGGCAAAGGGTGACAAGTTATATGGAGAATTTTCAGAAAG gaaaaatgacaaatgtattTGGCACTTTCTGGAAAGTCacaagacagacaaagagaatcAGTATGTATCAATAT ACTCGGGGGCAAACATTTTCTACTTCACCCATGTGAAGGCTGATGAATATATTATGGCAACCTTATATAACTATGATGCGAGTGATGTAACTTTAGTATTAATGCTCGTTG CCCGCCACCcagatgtgaaagaagaaatcaaaaagaaatttaaggaactTTGTTTAAACAATAATCTTaatgaagaaaacattgtatacttCACCAGATATG ATCAATGTGAGGAGCTCGCCCCATAA